From the genome of Ectobacillus sp. JY-23, one region includes:
- a CDS encoding GNAT family N-acetyltransferase encodes MITDNIFEGTYVRLGMARSEDVEVMAKWGESSVYLRHVDTDIAFPGGREFTGGLKSNSVSFRLRSKETDMLVGFVALHGIEWNNRTGLLAIGIGEEHLRNKGYGTDALQLILRYAFYELNLDRVGLDVISYNQRAIRTYEKVGFIVEGAMRSAVYRDGKRYDRIIMGILKSEWEAKLTNTMHKI; translated from the coding sequence ATGATAACAGACAATATATTTGAAGGAACATATGTAAGACTTGGGATGGCAAGATCGGAAGATGTGGAAGTGATGGCAAAGTGGGGTGAATCTTCAGTGTATTTGCGCCATGTTGATACAGATATTGCTTTCCCGGGTGGTAGAGAATTTACGGGGGGATTAAAGTCAAACAGTGTTTCATTTCGTTTACGCAGCAAAGAAACTGATATGTTAGTTGGATTTGTTGCTCTTCACGGTATTGAATGGAACAATCGAACAGGTTTATTGGCGATTGGAATTGGTGAAGAGCATTTAAGAAATAAAGGGTACGGTACAGATGCCTTACAATTGATCTTGCGTTATGCATTTTACGAATTAAATCTTGATCGTGTGGGTTTAGACGTTATTTCATATAACCAGCGCGCAATTCGTACATATGAAAAAGTAGGTTTTATCGTTGAGGGGGCGATGAGATCAGCTGTATATCGAGATGGTAAACGGTACGATCGAATTATTATGGGTATATTAAAATCTGAATGGGAAGCAAAGCTAACGAATACTATGCATAAAATATAA